A stretch of the Vagococcus xieshaowenii genome encodes the following:
- a CDS encoding LPXTG cell wall anchor domain-containing protein: MKQFKLYATVLLMMATPISQVLASESEKTSQGTITFVGEYVEDSGLVEPEPEPEPEPEPENPGDGTDTDEGNNGNGGNTDNGTGGNGDGSDNNGGNTGSGGNGQTNQNGNSGTNTRPNTSGNGNTSNNTHHLPQTGERVRASLMGLGALALGGAFLLLLTKKRKETVEDEKN, translated from the coding sequence ATGAAACAGTTCAAACTTTATGCAACGGTGTTATTAATGATGGCGACCCCAATCAGTCAAGTGTTGGCCAGCGAGTCAGAAAAAACGTCACAGGGGACGATTACCTTTGTCGGTGAATATGTAGAAGACAGTGGTTTAGTCGAACCAGAACCAGAACCAGAACCAGAACCAGAACCAGAAAATCCAGGCGATGGCACAGATACAGATGAGGGTAATAACGGAAATGGCGGTAACACCGATAACGGTACAGGTGGTAACGGCGACGGGTCCGACAACAACGGTGGCAACACCGGTTCAGGCGGTAACGGCCAAACGAATCAGAACGGTAATAGCGGAACTAACACGCGTCCCAACACATCGGGTAATGGGAACACATCCAATAACACCCACCATTTACCACAAACAGGCGAACGCGTTCGTGCCTCACTTATGGGGCTAGGCGCACTGGCTCTTGGTGGAGCGTTCTTATTATTACTTACGAAAAAACGAAAGGAGACGGTTGAAGATGAAAAAAATTAA
- a CDS encoding WxL domain-containing protein — MKKINPSLLALWLVSSFTTVAFAQEDSSSITSNGHVQFIPSEDTTLPLHPENPDPEVPVSPWNPTDPEGKPEPGTPGPLSIDFVSTFDFGTNEISNKDQTYYANPQYYANDEGTAVDTDKKTANYLQVTDLRGGASGWRLTVKQLAQFENQAAKYPVLDGAEIRLVESQATSNVTDDTQRPTAHDVALTPGEMSVVMQADSGEGFGTWLDSWGKIDTLPDGREKNTGVQFFIPGSTPKDAVNYQTEFVWTLTDAPDSQL, encoded by the coding sequence ATGAAAAAAATTAATCCTTCTTTATTGGCTTTATGGTTAGTGTCAAGTTTCACGACAGTCGCATTTGCTCAAGAAGACAGCTCAAGCATCACATCAAATGGCCATGTTCAATTTATTCCAAGTGAGGACACCACGCTCCCACTTCATCCAGAAAACCCTGATCCAGAGGTACCCGTTTCACCGTGGAATCCGACCGATCCAGAAGGTAAACCAGAACCAGGCACACCGGGGCCATTATCCATTGACTTTGTCTCAACGTTTGACTTTGGCACCAATGAAATCAGTAATAAAGACCAAACGTATTATGCCAATCCACAATATTATGCCAATGACGAAGGCACGGCAGTCGACACAGACAAGAAGACAGCGAATTATTTACAAGTCACTGACTTACGCGGTGGCGCATCAGGTTGGCGATTAACTGTTAAACAACTTGCTCAGTTTGAAAATCAAGCGGCGAAATATCCCGTTCTTGACGGGGCTGAAATTCGTCTAGTAGAGAGTCAAGCGACGTCTAATGTGACGGACGACACGCAACGCCCAACTGCCCATGATGTCGCGCTAACACCAGGTGAAATGTCCGTCGTTATGCAGGCAGATTCAGGTGAAGGCTTTGGCACATGGCTAGACAGCTGGGGGAAAATTGACACCTTACCAGATGGTAGAGAAAAGAATACGGGTGTGCAATTTTTCATTCCTGGTTCAACACCGAAAGATGCCGTTAATTATCAAACAGAGTTTGTCTGGACGTTAACCGATGCGCCAGACAGTCAACTATAG